In a genomic window of Pokkaliibacter sp. MBI-7:
- a CDS encoding phage major capsid protein, which produces MSLITQLRHERAVINDQLQALGRVEADGGTLSAEQLAEFETLEAQFNGLSDKLARAEANERRNAQTAVPVEEGAQGNKGSPRIEGPFAAELPKGARMAQMVRALAAAGGNQQHAAQLAGDYGMSADVAMALSTVTPGAGGVLVPTNFSAEVIELLRPKSVVRRLGTVSLPLNNGNLTIPRIKGGAVVQYIGTEEDIPVTTMSFEDLKLSSKKLAGLVPISNDLLAYSGTNPNVDRLVVSDLTVAIGLTEDLHFIRGAGTGNLPKGLRFWAPAFNVITAPAATDRDTVELALSSLILRLENGNANMIAPAFIMAPRTKRWLASLRDGNGNFIYPTLENNLLKGFPVATTTQIPTNLGDNGDESEIHFTDFADCFIGEDDDMVIDLSKEATYKDAEGNMVSAFQRDQTLIRVIAKHDFGPRHVESVAVLTGVTWGKSL; this is translated from the coding sequence ATGTCCCTTATTACCCAATTGCGCCATGAGCGCGCTGTAATTAATGATCAGCTTCAGGCACTGGGGCGGGTGGAAGCCGACGGCGGCACCCTGTCGGCTGAACAGCTGGCCGAGTTTGAAACGCTGGAAGCTCAGTTTAACGGCCTGAGCGACAAGCTGGCCCGCGCCGAAGCCAACGAGCGCCGCAATGCCCAGACCGCCGTGCCGGTGGAAGAGGGCGCGCAGGGCAACAAAGGCAGCCCGCGTATTGAAGGCCCCTTTGCTGCCGAGCTGCCCAAGGGCGCGCGCATGGCACAAATGGTGCGGGCGCTGGCCGCCGCCGGTGGCAACCAGCAGCACGCCGCCCAGCTGGCCGGTGATTACGGCATGAGTGCCGATGTCGCCATGGCCCTGAGCACCGTCACCCCCGGCGCCGGGGGCGTACTGGTGCCCACCAACTTCAGCGCCGAGGTGATCGAGCTGCTGCGGCCCAAGTCCGTGGTGCGTCGGCTTGGCACCGTGTCGCTGCCGCTCAACAACGGCAATCTGACCATCCCACGCATCAAGGGCGGGGCGGTCGTGCAATACATCGGTACCGAAGAAGATATCCCCGTCACCACCATGAGCTTTGAAGACCTCAAACTCAGCTCGAAAAAGCTCGCAGGCCTCGTGCCCATCAGTAACGACCTGCTGGCCTATTCCGGCACCAACCCCAACGTTGACCGGCTGGTGGTGAGCGATCTGACCGTGGCGATCGGCCTCACCGAAGACCTGCACTTTATCCGCGGTGCAGGCACCGGCAACCTGCCCAAGGGCCTGCGCTTCTGGGCGCCTGCCTTTAACGTGATCACCGCCCCGGCAGCCACCGACCGCGACACCGTCGAGCTGGCCCTGTCGAGCCTGATCCTGCGGCTGGAGAACGGCAACGCCAACATGATTGCCCCGGCGTTCATCATGGCGCCACGCACCAAACGCTGGCTGGCCTCCCTGCGCGATGGCAACGGCAATTTCATTTACCCCACGCTGGAAAACAACCTGCTCAAGGGCTTCCCGGTGGCCACCACCACCCAGATCCCCACCAATCTGGGCGATAACGGCGACGAGTCAGAGATTCACTTCACTGACTTTGCCGACTGCTTTATCGGCGAAGACGACGATATGGTGATCGACCTCAGCAAAGAGGCCACCTACAAAGACGCCGAAGGCAACATGGTCAGCGCCTTCCAGCGTGATCAGACGCTGATCCGCGTGATTGCCAAGCACGACTTCGGCCCACGCCATGTGGAATCCGTCGCGGTGCTGACCGGCGTCACCTGGGGTAAATCGCTCTAA